In one window of Oncorhynchus gorbuscha isolate QuinsamMale2020 ecotype Even-year linkage group LG23, OgorEven_v1.0, whole genome shotgun sequence DNA:
- the LOC124011412 gene encoding beta-1,3-galactosyltransferase 1-like — MPSKVSCLYLLTVVCWASALWYLSLSRPSTSYVGQLSIPIRQKTKLTKNVTFSNIRTRPLNPHSFDFVINEPKKCETEAPFLVILISTTHKEFDARQAIRETWGDESTFGDDVRVLTLFLLGWNTDPVLNQMVEQESQIFHDVVVEDFIDSYHNLTLKTLMGMRWVATFCPKAQYVLKTDSDIYVNMENLVYNLLKPASKPRRRYFTGYVINGGPIRDMRSKWYMPRDLYPETKYPPFCSGTGYVFSADVAELIYKTSLHTRLLHLEDVYVGLCLRKLGIHPFQNSGFNHWKMAYSLCRYRRVVTVHQISPEEMHRIWNDMTSKKHLKC; from the coding sequence ATGCCTTCAAAGGTCAGCTGCTTATACTTGTTGACGGTCGTTTGCTGGGCTAGCGCTCTCTGGTACCTGAGTCTGTCCCGTCCCTCCACCTCCTACGTGGGCCAGCTGTCCATCCCCATCCGCCAGAAGACCAAGCTCACCAAGAACGTGACCTTCAGCAATATACGGACTCGGCCGCTCAACCCGCACTCCTTCGACTTTGTCATCAACGAGCCCAAGAAGTGTGAGACGGAGGCACCTTTCTTAGTCATCCTGATCAGCACCACCCACAAGGAGTTTGATGCACGTCAAGCGATTCGAGAGACGTGGGGCGACGAGAGCACGTTCGGCGATGACGTTCGCGTCCTCACACTCTTCCTGCTTGGGTGGAACACGGATCCGGTGCTCAACCAGATGGTGGAACAGGAGAGCCAGATCTTCCACGATGTCGTGGTGGAGGACTTCATAGACTCCTACCACAACCTCACCCTCAAGACCCTGATGGGCATGCGCTGGGTGGCCACCTTCTGCCCCAAGGCACAGTACGTCCTCAAGACGGACTCGGACATCTACGTCAACATGGAGAACCTGGTCTACAACCTCCTCAAGCCCGCCAGCAAGCCGCGGAGACGCTACTTCACGGGCTACGTCATCAACGGAGGTCCGATCAGAGACATGCGCAGTAAGTGGTACATGCCCAGAGACCTTTACCCTGAGACTAAGTACCCGCCTTTCTGCTCGGGCACTGGGTACGTGTTCTCGGCGGATGTGGCCGAGCTCATCTACAAGACGTCCCTGCACACCAGACTGCTTCACCTGGAGGATGTGTACGTGGGGCTGTGCCTTCGTAAACTGGGCATCCACCCCTTCCAGAACAGTGGCTTCAACCACTGGAAGATGGCCTACAGTCTGTGCCGCTACAGACGGGTCGTAACGGTCCACCAGATCTCCCCGGAGGAGATGCACCGCATCTGGAATGACATGACCAGCAAGAAACACCTCAAGTGTTAA